The following proteins are encoded in a genomic region of Hippoglossus hippoglossus isolate fHipHip1 chromosome 3, fHipHip1.pri, whole genome shotgun sequence:
- the LOC117752437 gene encoding high choriolytic enzyme 2-like isoform X2, with the protein MTPVFLLLLFFSMTAIAPGEAEEDLSDIIEKANAGSTNLEDGDIVQNSNRNAARCTYYGCKWPKRGTRVTVPVAISSRYSRSERNTIIRGLVSFHRSTCIRFVWRRYRWQRDYIYFYSGSGCSSNIGRKGGPQLISLKKNACVVNHVVQHEILHALGFHHEHKRSDRDRYVRINWGNIKPSKKHNFKRARTNNLWTRYDFNSIMHYGKNFFSKNGKPTIVGRNPSQVFGRARSMSRNDILRVNRLYRC; encoded by the exons ATGActcctgttttcctcctcctcctcttcttctccatgACGGCCATCGCTCCG GGTGAAGCTGAAGAAG ACCTCTCTGACATCATCGAAAAAGCTAATGCTGGCTCAA CAAACCTGGAAGATGGCGACATTGTGCAAAATTCAAATAGGAATGCAGCTAGGTGCACATACTATGGCTGCAAGTGGCCCAAACGTGGAACCAGAGTCACAGTGCCAGTGGCTATCTCCTCTCGCTACT CACGTTCAGAGCGCAACACCATCATCAGAGGCCTGGTGTCATTCCACAGATCCACGTGCATTCGCTTTGTTTGGAGAAGGTACCGGTGGCAACGGGATTACATCTACTTTTACTCTGGATCTGG GTGCTCCTCTAACATTGGCCGTAAGGGTGGACCACAGTTGATCTCCCTGAAGAAAAACGCGTGTGTGGTCAACCACGTAGTGCAGCATGAGATCCTCCACGCTCTTGGTTTCCACCACGAGCACAAGCGCAGCGACAGGGACAGATATGTTCGAATCAACTGGGGGAACATTAAGCCAAGTAA GAAACACAACTTCAAGAGAGCTCGGACTAACAATTTGTGGACTAGATATGACTTCAACTCTATCATGCATTACGGCAA AAACTTCTTCTCCAAAAATGGAAAGCCCACCATCGTCGGCAGGAATCCATCCCAAGTATTTGGACGTGCCAGATCCATGAGCAGAAATGACATCCTCCGCGTCAACAGGCTTTACAGATGCT GA
- the LOC117752437 gene encoding high choriolytic enzyme 2-like isoform X1 translates to MTPVFLLLLFFSMTAIAPGEAEEDLSDIIEKANAGSTNLEDGDIVQNSNRNAARCTYYGCKWPKRGTRVTVPVAISSRYSRSERNTIIRGLVSFHRSTCIRFVWRRYRWQRDYIYFYSGSGCSSNIGRKGGPQLISLKKNACVVNHVVQHEILHALGFHHEHKRSDRDRYVRINWGNIKPSKKHNFKRARTNNLWTRYDFNSIMHYGKNFFSKNGKPTIVGRNPSQVFGRARSMSRNDILRVNRLYRC, encoded by the exons ATGActcctgttttcctcctcctcctcttcttctccatgACGGCCATCGCTCCG GGTGAAGCTGAAGAAG ACCTCTCTGACATCATCGAAAAAGCTAATGCTGGCTCAA CAAACCTGGAAGATGGCGACATTGTGCAAAATTCAAATAGGAATGCAGCTAGGTGCACATACTATGGCTGCAAGTGGCCCAAACGTGGAACCAGAGTCACAGTGCCAGTGGCTATCTCCTCTCGCTACT CACGTTCAGAGCGCAACACCATCATCAGAGGCCTGGTGTCATTCCACAGATCCACGTGCATTCGCTTTGTTTGGAGAAGGTACCGGTGGCAACGGGATTACATCTACTTTTACTCTGGATCTGG GTGCTCCTCTAACATTGGCCGTAAGGGTGGACCACAGTTGATCTCCCTGAAGAAAAACGCGTGTGTGGTCAACCACGTAGTGCAGCATGAGATCCTCCACGCTCTTGGTTTCCACCACGAGCACAAGCGCAGCGACAGGGACAGATATGTTCGAATCAACTGGGGGAACATTAAGCCAAGTAAG AAACACAACTTCAAGAGAGCTCGGACTAACAATTTGTGGACTAGATATGACTTCAACTCTATCATGCATTACGGCAA AAACTTCTTCTCCAAAAATGGAAAGCCCACCATCGTCGGCAGGAATCCATCCCAAGTATTTGGACGTGCCAGATCCATGAGCAGAAATGACATCCTCCGCGTCAACAGGCTTTACAGATGCT AA